The genomic DNA CCGATGCAGGGGCTTGAACTCCCCTTCCGGATCCCACCAACGTGCGGCGAGCTGCTCGAATTTGTTGATCTCCGCCTGGTCGACGGACGACATGGCGCTTCCTCCTGCTCGGGGAACGGGCTTTGGTGAAGGGGCTGTAATGGGGGCCATAAAATAGCCCCTCGGGCCGCAATAGAAAAGCCCGGCCGGGGCCGCGGCGGCCCCGGCCGTCGGGAGCCGTGGGATGGCCGTCAGGCCTGCTTCCGGCCCTGCCCCCCGCAGGTGCTGGTGCCTAACAGGGCGTAGGCGGGGCAGCGCCTGAAAACCCCGGTGACCAGGGGGACGAGCCCGATCCAGCCCCACCAGTTCCCCGCCGGGTCGGCTGCGGCGAACGCAAGCAGAGCCGCACCGATGACGATGCGCAGCACCATGTCGGCGATGCCAACATTTTCCTTCATGGCCCAACCTCCCTCTGGGTCGCGTGTGCTCGCAAGGAATTTTACGCCTGTTCGAAAGAGGCGCAAAATGTGGCTCCAGCCCCAGGACTGCGCGAAGGTTAGCATGGAAAAGTGCGGAAAATATCCGGGAATCGGATATTTTCTCCGGAAGCCCTAAAAAAAGTGACACCCACGGCGACAATTTGACCCTAGGATTTCCGGGGGTTATGCTATATTTTTTTAGACTACAGTATCGGGAGACCGGGAGCTCATGGCCGAATTCGCCAAGGAAATGATGCCCGTCAACCTCGAAGAGGAGATGCGTCAATCCTACCTCGATTATGCCATGAGCGTGATCGTCGGGCGGGCCCTCCCCGATGTGCGGGATGGACTCAAGCCGGTGCATCGGCGTGTTCTTTACGCCATGCACACCCTGAATAACGACTGGAACAAACCTTATAAGAAGTCCGCCCGCGTGGTGGGTGACGTGATCGGTAAGTACCATCCGCACGGGGATGCGGCTGTCTACGACACCATCGTCCGACTCGCCCAGGACTTCACCATGCGCTACCCCATGGTGGACGGGCAGGGCAATTTCGGCTCCATCGACGGCGACAACGCCGCGGCCATGCGCTACACCGAGGTGCGCATGGCGCGCCTCGCCCACGAGCTGCTTACCGACATCGACCGGGAAACGGTGGATTTCGTGCCGAACTACGACGGCGCGGAAACCGAGCCCGCCGTGCTCCCGTCCCGGGTACCCAACCTCCTGGTCAACGGCGCCGCGGGCATTGCCGTGGGCATGGCCACCAATATCCCCCCGCACAACCTGCGGGAGGTGATCGACGGCTGCGTGGCGCTCATCGACAATCCCGAGCACAGCGTCGACGACCTCATCGGCATCATCACCGGCCCCGACTTCCCCACAGCAGGCATCATCAACGGCCGTGAAGGCATCCTTTCCGCGTACCGCACCGGGCGGGGCTCCATCCGGATTCGTGGGCGGGTGCGCACGGAAGAGGACAAGAAGGGCCGCCAGCGGCTGGTGGTCCACGAGCTGCCCTACATGGTCAACAAGGCCCGGCTCGTGGAAAAGATCGCCGACCTGGTGAAGGACCGCAAGATCGAGGGTATCAGCGACCTCCGGGATGAATCGGACAAGGACGGCATCCGGGTGGTCATCGAGCTCAAGCGGGACGAAGAGCCCGAGATCATCCTCAACAACCTGTACAAGCAGACCCAGCTGGAATCCGTATTCGGAATCACCCTGCTGGCCCTGGACCAGGGGCAGCCCCGCACGCTGAACCTCAAGGAGGTGCTGGAGGCCTTCGTCCAGCACCGTCGCGAGGTAGTAACCCGGCGTACGCTCTACGACCTCCGCCAGGCCCGAAAGCGGGCCCACACCTTGGAAGGCTTGGCCGTCGCCCTGGCCAATCTGGATCCGGTAATCAATCTGATTCGGCAGTCCCCGGACCCGGCCACTGCCAAGGAACGGCTGACCACCGAGGTCTGGGAGCCGGGCGGGGTGGAGTATCTGGTGCAACGGGCCGCCCAGTCCGGCGGCATCCGCAACGAGGAGGGCCTCGGGCTGGTGGACGGCGGCTACAAGCTCTCTCCCGAGCAGGCCCAGGCCATCCTCGACATGCGCCTGCACCGCCTTACCGGCCTGGAGCGCGACAAGGTCATCGGCGAGTTCGAGGAGATTCTCGACAAGATCGATGATCTGCTGGATATCCTGCGCTCCGAGGCCCGTCTCATGGGCGTGATCCGCGACGAGCTTGTGGATATCAAGGAGCGCTTCGGCGATGAGCGGTGCACCGAGATTCAGGAGGCCGCCAGCGAGCTGACGCTGGAGGACCTGGTGGCCGAGGAGGACATGGTGGTGACCATGACCCGGGCGGGCTACATCAAGCGCCAGCCCCTCTCCGGCTACAGGGCCCAGCGCCGCGGCGGCAAGGGCAAGGCGGCCACCGCTACCCGGGATGCCGAGGATTTCGTGGAGCGATTGTTCGTGGCCTCCACCCACCAGTACATCCTGTGCTTTTCAAATTCCGGCAAAGTGTACTGGCTAAAGGTGTACGAGCTGCCAGAAGCGGGCCGTACTGCCCGGGGCAAGGCCATCGTCAATCTCCTGCCGCTGGAGAAGGACGAGCGGATCACCACCGTGCTGCCGGTGGACGCCTTCGAGGAAGGGCGGTACGTGGTAATGGCCACGTCGCGCGGGGTGGTGAAGCGCGTGGACCTCATGGAGTTTTCCCGGCCGCGCAAGGCGGGAATCATCGCCATAAAGCTCGGGGAGGGGGAATCCTTGGTGGGCGCCCGGATAACCTCGGGCGACGACGAGCTGCTCATGGCCACCAACCGCGGCAAGGCCATCCGCTTCCCGGAGCAGGAGGTCCGGGCCATGGGCCGGACCGCCCACGGGGTCCGCGGTATCGAGATGGGTGAGGAGGACCGTCTAATCGCCCTGCAGGTGGTACGGCCCGGCTGGGAGGTGCTGACGGTTACCGAGAACGGCTTCGGCAAGCGCACGGCCCTGGAGGAGTATCGAGTCCAGGGGCGCGGCGGGCAGGGTATCCTGACCATCAAGGAATCCGACAGGAACGGCGAAGCGGTGAGCGTGCGGCTCGTGCATCCGGATAATGAAGCGATGCTGGTTACCTCCCAGGGCACGCTCATCCGCACACCGCTGGACGGAATCTCCCGTCTTGGCCGCAATACGCAAGGCGTTCGCCTGATCGACCTGGGTGAAGGGGAGCATGTGGTGGGCGCGGAGCGCGTGGAAGAGTCGGCGGAACAGGAAGATGTTGAGCCGGATGACAACGGTATAGAGTAGTAAGCGGGGCCTCGATTTAATTAATAGCTATCACTGTGTTAGAATATAGAGTTCCATTCATTTTTCGGAGAGGTTCATGAGCCGAGTATTCAACTTCAGTGCAGGCCCGGCTGCGTTGCCGGAAGATGTTCTGCGCAAAGCGGGGAACGAGATCCTGGACTGGCATGGCTCCGGGATGTCCGTGATGGAGATGAGCCATCGCGGCAAGGAGTTCACCGCCATCATCGAGAAGGCGGAAGCCGATCTTCGCGAGCTTTTGCAAATTCCCGACGATTACTCGGTTCTTTTCCTCCAGGGCGGCGCCAGCAGCCAGTTCGCCATGGTTCCGCTCAACCTACTGCGCGGCAAAGGCAAGGCGGACTACATCAATACCGGGAGCTGGTCCAAGAAGGCAATCGCCGAAGGGAAGCGCTATTGCGAGGTGAACGTTCCCGCCTCCGCAGCCGACGAGAACTTCACCTGGATCCCCAAGCAGGATCAGCTGGATCTCGATCCCGGGGCCGCCTACTGCCACATCACCAGCAACAACACCATCTTCGGCACGGAATACCACTATTTCCCCGAAACGGGTGATGTCCCGCTGGTCGCCGATATGTCCTCGGATATCCTTTCCCGGCCCATCGACGTCAGCAAGTTCGGCCTGATCTACGCCGGCGCCCAGAAGAATATCGGTCCGAGCGGGCTGACCATCGCCATTGTCCGCAACGATCTGGTGGGACACGCCGTGGATTGGTGCCCGACCATGTTCGACTACAAGACGCATGTCGATGCCAAATCCCTCTACAACACCCCGCCTACCTATGGTGTCTACATCGCCGGCCTGGTCTTCGAATGGCTCAAGGAGCAGGGTGGCCTGAAGGCCATGGAAGAATTCAATCGCCGGAAGGCCGGAAAGCTCTATTCGGCCATCGACGGCAGCGATTTCTACGCCTCTCCGGTCGAGCCGGAAGACCGCAGCCTCATGAATGTTCCCTTTACTCTTTCCAATCCCGATCTCGATGCCTCGTTCCTCGAAGAAGCCGGCGAACGGGGTCTGGTGGCACTGAAGGGCCATCGCTCCGTGGGTGGCATGCGCGCTTCCATCTATAACGCCATGCCGGAGTCTGGCGTGGATGCACTCATAGATTTCATGCGCGATTTCGAGCAGCGCAACGCTTGAATTGCCCGGGCGGATCGCCGGGAGCGAAATCGCCGGTTCAGCGAGCCGGTAAAGCCTTGGCGGGGGTTCGTAGCGCATAAGCGGGGAGGCCTGATCGGAGCCCCTTTGACGGTTCCGGTCGGGCCGTTCCAGGTCGGACGCAGCATTGTCGCCTGTGGAGCATCCGACACCATCTAGCATTCATGCGACGGATGCAGCGCCGGGAACCGGGCAGCACCGTTTCTGCGGTCCGTCCACCCGGACCATCTCCCGCCCAAACCAGATACGAGGTTCTTTTTACATGCCCAAGGTTTTAATCAGCGACAAGATGTCGCCGAAGGCGGAGTCCGTGTTTGCCGAGCACGGCATCGAGGTGGACGTGCAGACCGGGCTGAGCCCCGAGGAGCTGGCCGGGGTGATCGGCGCCTACGACGGGCTGGCGATCCGCTCGGCGAGCAAGGTCACGGCGGAGATCCTGGACGCGGCGCCCAACCTCAAGGTGGTGGGTCGGGCGGGGATCGGGGTGGACAACGTGGACATCCCGGCGGCCTCGCAGAGGGGCATCATCGTCATGAACACGCCCTTCGGCAACACGGTGACCACCGCCGAGCACGCCATTGCGCTGATGGTCTCGGCGGCGCGCAACGTGCCGCAGGCCACGGCGTCCATGAAGGCGGAGCGCTGGGAGAAGAGCAAGTGGGGCGGGGTGGAGCTCTACCAGAAGACCCTGGGCGTGATCGGCACCGGCAACATCGGCTCCCTGGTGATCCAGCGGGCGCACGGGCTCAAGATGCGGGTCATCGCCTACGACCCCTACATCTCCCAGGAGCGCGCCGACGACCTCGGGGTGGAGCTTGTGGAGCTCGAAGAGCTCTACCGGCGGGCGGACTTTATGACCATCCACACGCCGCTCACCAGCGCCACCCGGCACCTGATCAGCGACGCCGCCTTTGACGCCATGAAGGACGGGGCGATCCTGGTGAACGCCGCGCGCGGCGGGGTGGTGGACGAGCAGGCGCTCGACCGGGCGCTCGAGGCGGGCAAGATCCGGGGCGCGGCGCTCGACGTGTTCGAGGAGGAGCCCGTGGAGGGCCATTCCCTGCTGCGCCACGACAACTTCATCTGCACCCCGCACCTGGGCGCCTCCACCGAGGAGGCGCAGGTGAACGTGGCGGTGCAGGTGGCGGAGCAGATCAGCGACTACCTGACGCGGGGCATCATCCAGAACGCGGTGAACATCCCCTCCGTGGAGGAGGAGGAGATGCCGCTGCTGCAGCCCTACCTGAACCTCGGCGAGCGGCTCGGCTCCATCCTCGGCCAGCTGGCGCAGGGCGGGCTGAAGCGGGTGGAGATCGAGTACGCCGGGGAGGTCTCGGCGCTCAACCAGCAGCCGATCACCACCACCATCCTGAAGGGGCTGCTCGACCCGATCCTGCCGGACTCGGTGAACCTGGTGAACGCGCCGCTGCTCGCCGAGGAGCGCGAGGTGAAGGTGAGCGAGACGCGCAAGAAGCAGGCGGACGAGTTCACCAGCCGCATCCGGGTGACGCTGGTCACCGAGAAGCGCACCTGGACCATCGACGGCACGCTGGTGCACGGCACGCCGCGGGTGGTGGAGCTCGACGGCGTGGAGCTGGAGCTGGTGCCGGACGGCCGCCTGCTGTACATGGCCAACCGCGACGAGCCGGGGCTCATCGGCCGCATCGGAACGGTGCTCGGCGAGTCGGGGGTCAACATCGCCGGCTTCATGCTGGGTCGCGAGGCGCCGCAGCAGCAGGCGATCTCCTTCATCAGCGTGGACCAGCCGGTGTCCGAGGAGGTCATGAAGCGGATCTCCTCCGAGGAGAATGTTCTGGAGGTGCGGGAGATCAACCTGTAGCTCCCCGGGTACCTTGAGCCCGATATAACGGGTAGGATTAGCGGGCCGGACCGGTAGGGTCCGGCCCCATTTTTTCAGTGCGTCCCATGGACGCGGCAAACCAGTTCCAGCAGGTCGAGGGCGGAAGGAACCGTGAGCCAAGAAGGTCCCCCCGAAAACGGCGGAACGGACGCGCGACAGGAATCGCTGCGCCAGGAAATCGATCGCATCGATGGCGAGGTCCAGCGGCTGGTGAACCAGCGTGCCGCGCATGTACTGGAAATCGCCCGGATCAAGGAAGCCAATGGCGGAGCCTTTTACCGTCCGGAGCGGGAGGCCCAGATTCTGGCCCGGGTGGCGGAGCGGAACGAGGGGCCTTTCCCGGATCAGGACATGGTGCGAATTTTCCGCGAGATCATGTCCTCCTGTCTGGCCCTGGAGCGCCGGCTCCGGATCGCCTTCCTGGGACCGGAAGCCTCCTTTACCCACGCCGCCGTGCAGGTGCATTTCGGGCATGCGGTTGAGGAGCACCCCGTGCGCACCATCGCCGAAGTATTCCGGGAGGTGGAAGCCGGAACCGCGGATTACGGCGTGGTGCCGGTGGAGAACTCCACCGAGGGGGCCGTGAATGCCAGCCTCGATCAGCTCATGGGGACCAATCTGCAGGTCTGCGGGGAGGTGGCACTTCGTATCGAGCACCACCTGATGAGTCACGCCCCGGACATGCAGTCCATCCGCCGCCTCTATCTCCACCCGCAGACGCAGGCCCAGTGCCGCGAATGGCTCCAGGATCACATGGGCGGGTTGGAATGGGTGGAAGTCACCAGCAACGCCGAGGCCGCGCGCCGCGCCACCGCGGAGCCCGACAGCGCGGCGGTTGCCGGCGCCTCGGCGGCAGAATTCTACGGGCTGCCCGTGCTCGCCGCGGGCGTGGAGGACGACCCGGAAAACACCACCCGCTTCGTGGTGGTGGGCGCCCAGTGGGTGGGTCCTTCCGGCAACGACAAGACCTCCATCCTGGTCTCGGCCCCCAACCGACCGGGGAGCCTGTTCCATGTGCTCCAGCCCTTTTCCCTGGCCGGGGTGAACTTGACCAAGATCGTCTCCCGACCCGCGCGCTCTTCTCTCTGGGACTATGTCTTTTTCCTGGATCTGGACGGCCACCAGGAGGATGCGGCGGTTCAGGAGGCCCTCGAGGGCGTGGAGGCGGGAGGGGCCGCCGTCAAAGTGCTTGGCTCCTACCCGCGGGCTCGGTAGCCATGCCTTTCCGGCGCATTACCATCATCGGGCTCGGCCTGATCGGAGGCTCCCTGGGTCTGGCCCTGCGTCGTTCCGGCGCAGTGGAGGAGGTGGTGGGCGTTGATCAGTCCGCCGCAGTCCTGGAGCGGGCACGGGAAAGAGGCTTGATCGATAGGGGGACCACCGATCCCGCCGCGGGAGTTCGGGACGCCGAACTGGTGGTGGCGGCCGTGCCCGTGGGGTGCTTCCGCGGGGTCCTCGAGGCAGCGCGGGGCGGCCTGGAAAGAGATACCGTGGTCACGGACGTGGGTAGCGTGAAGGGGCCCGTTCACGCCGAAGCCGAGGCCGTTCTGGGTGCGGATGCCCTATTCGTGGGCGGCCACCCCCTGGCGGGTACCGAGGATTCGGGAGTGGAAGCGGCCCTTGACCGGCTGTTCGACGGGGCCCTTTGTATTCTCACACCTGCTTCCGATACTCCGGCCCGGGACCGAGTCAAGGCCCTGTGGGAGCTCGTGGGCTGCCAGGTGGTCACCATGGATGCCGAAGCGCATGATCGGATCCTGGCGGCCACCAGTCATCTCCCCCATATGCTCGCCTTCAGCCTGATCCGCACCTTCGGCGAGCTGGATGATTCCGATCGGCTCGCGCAGTTCGCAGCCGGCGGGTTCCGCGATCTGACGCGCATCGCGGGCAGCGATCCGGTGATGTGGCGGGATATCGCCCTGGCCAATTCCGGGCCGCTTCTGGAGATGATCGACCGTTTCGAGGACCGGCTTTCCGAGCTACGCAGGGCCATAGCGGCCGGGGACGGCCCCGCCCTCCAGGCCTTTTTCGGCGAGGCCCGCACCCTCCGTCGCGGCCTGCCGCCCCGGGCCCATGAAGACGAGGACAACGATGACGACTGATAAGCGGGATGACCGCCTCACCGCCCGGGGCGGAAGCGTGCAGGGCACGGTGCAGGTGGCCGGGGACAAGTCCATTTCCCACCGGGCGATCATGATCGGGGCGCTTGCGGACGGTGTGACCCGGGTGGAAGGGTTCCTGGCGGGCGAGGATTGCCTGGCCACCCTTGCCGCTTTTCGCTCCATGGGCGTCCGCATCGAGGGACCGGACGCGGGCCGGGTAACCATTCACGGGGTGGGCAGAGAGGGTCTGAGGGCGCCCGAAGCGCCGCTCGACATGGGGAACTCCGGAACCTCCATGCGCCTGCTCGCTGGCTTGCTCGCCGCCCAGCCGTTCCCGTCCGAGCTGACCGGGGATGAAAGCCTCCGCAGGCGACCCATGGGACGGGTGGTATCCCCGCTGACCAGCATGGGGGGGCAGGTCGCCGCGCTCGGGGAGGAGGGCCGGCCGCCCCTGCGTATCTCCCCGGTCGGATCTCTGAAGGGGATCAACTACGAGCTGCCGGTGGCCTCCGCCCAGGTGAAATCGGCGATCCTGCTGGCGGGGCTCTATGCCGACGGGGAAACCTGCGTGACCGAACCGGCGCCCACCCGTGACCATACCGAGCGCATGCTCTCCGCCTTCGGTTACCCGGTTCGCCGGGAAGGATCCCGGGCATGTCTGCAGGGGGGCGCGCGCGTGCAAGCCGCGGACCTGAGCATTCCCGGGGACCTCTCCTCGGCCGCCTTTTTCCTGGTGGCGGCCGCGATGGTCCCCGGATCGGACCTTCTGCTGGAGGGGGTCGGCATCAACCCAACCCGACGCGGGGCCCTCGACATCCTCCTGGCCATGGGGGCCCACATCGAGCTCCAGAACGAGCGCACTCACGGCGGGGAACCGGTGGCGGACCTCCGGGTCCGAGGTGGAGAGCTGCGGGGCATAGAGATCCCTTCCCACCTTGTGCCGCTGGCCATCGACGAATTCCCGGCGATCTTCGTGGCCGCTGCCGCGGCCGAAGGGCGCACTGTCCTGCGGGACGCCGCCGAACTGCGCGTCAAGGAAAGCGACCGGATCCAGACCATGGCCGACGGTCTGCAAGCCTTGGGCATTGCCGCCGTGCCCCTGGAGGACGGGCTGGTGATCGACGGCGGGCCCATCAGCGGCGGCCGGGTGGATGCCCATGGGGATCACCGCGTGGCCATGGCCTTTGCCGTGGCCTCCATCGCCGCATCCGGACCCATTTCCATTTCCGGGGCCGCCGCCATCCGCACCTCCTTCCCGGACTTCCTCGAGGTTGCCCGAGCGGTGGGCCTGCGCATCGAAGCCGAAAACGAATGAGGGAGTCTATGGCAGCCCAATCGGAAGAACTCGCCCCGGTGGTGACCATCGACGGTCCGAGCGGCACGGGGAAGGGTACCCTGGCCAACCTGCTGGCCCGAAAGCTGGACTGGCACTACCTGGACAGCGGAGCCCTTTACCGG from Thiohalorhabdus sp. Cl-TMA includes the following:
- a CDS encoding YgaP family membrane protein gives rise to the protein MKENVGIADMVLRIVIGAALLAFAAADPAGNWWGWIGLVPLVTGVFRRCPAYALLGTSTCGGQGRKQA
- the gyrA gene encoding DNA gyrase subunit A — encoded protein: MAEFAKEMMPVNLEEEMRQSYLDYAMSVIVGRALPDVRDGLKPVHRRVLYAMHTLNNDWNKPYKKSARVVGDVIGKYHPHGDAAVYDTIVRLAQDFTMRYPMVDGQGNFGSIDGDNAAAMRYTEVRMARLAHELLTDIDRETVDFVPNYDGAETEPAVLPSRVPNLLVNGAAGIAVGMATNIPPHNLREVIDGCVALIDNPEHSVDDLIGIITGPDFPTAGIINGREGILSAYRTGRGSIRIRGRVRTEEDKKGRQRLVVHELPYMVNKARLVEKIADLVKDRKIEGISDLRDESDKDGIRVVIELKRDEEPEIILNNLYKQTQLESVFGITLLALDQGQPRTLNLKEVLEAFVQHRREVVTRRTLYDLRQARKRAHTLEGLAVALANLDPVINLIRQSPDPATAKERLTTEVWEPGGVEYLVQRAAQSGGIRNEEGLGLVDGGYKLSPEQAQAILDMRLHRLTGLERDKVIGEFEEILDKIDDLLDILRSEARLMGVIRDELVDIKERFGDERCTEIQEAASELTLEDLVAEEDMVVTMTRAGYIKRQPLSGYRAQRRGGKGKAATATRDAEDFVERLFVASTHQYILCFSNSGKVYWLKVYELPEAGRTARGKAIVNLLPLEKDERITTVLPVDAFEEGRYVVMATSRGVVKRVDLMEFSRPRKAGIIAIKLGEGESLVGARITSGDDELLMATNRGKAIRFPEQEVRAMGRTAHGVRGIEMGEEDRLIALQVVRPGWEVLTVTENGFGKRTALEEYRVQGRGGQGILTIKESDRNGEAVSVRLVHPDNEAMLVTSQGTLIRTPLDGISRLGRNTQGVRLIDLGEGEHVVGAERVEESAEQEDVEPDDNGIE
- the serC gene encoding 3-phosphoserine/phosphohydroxythreonine transaminase; the protein is MSRVFNFSAGPAALPEDVLRKAGNEILDWHGSGMSVMEMSHRGKEFTAIIEKAEADLRELLQIPDDYSVLFLQGGASSQFAMVPLNLLRGKGKADYINTGSWSKKAIAEGKRYCEVNVPASAADENFTWIPKQDQLDLDPGAAYCHITSNNTIFGTEYHYFPETGDVPLVADMSSDILSRPIDVSKFGLIYAGAQKNIGPSGLTIAIVRNDLVGHAVDWCPTMFDYKTHVDAKSLYNTPPTYGVYIAGLVFEWLKEQGGLKAMEEFNRRKAGKLYSAIDGSDFYASPVEPEDRSLMNVPFTLSNPDLDASFLEEAGERGLVALKGHRSVGGMRASIYNAMPESGVDALIDFMRDFEQRNA
- the serA gene encoding phosphoglycerate dehydrogenase; this encodes MPKVLISDKMSPKAESVFAEHGIEVDVQTGLSPEELAGVIGAYDGLAIRSASKVTAEILDAAPNLKVVGRAGIGVDNVDIPAASQRGIIVMNTPFGNTVTTAEHAIALMVSAARNVPQATASMKAERWEKSKWGGVELYQKTLGVIGTGNIGSLVIQRAHGLKMRVIAYDPYISQERADDLGVELVELEELYRRADFMTIHTPLTSATRHLISDAAFDAMKDGAILVNAARGGVVDEQALDRALEAGKIRGAALDVFEEEPVEGHSLLRHDNFICTPHLGASTEEAQVNVAVQVAEQISDYLTRGIIQNAVNIPSVEEEEMPLLQPYLNLGERLGSILGQLAQGGLKRVEIEYAGEVSALNQQPITTTILKGLLDPILPDSVNLVNAPLLAEEREVKVSETRKKQADEFTSRIRVTLVTEKRTWTIDGTLVHGTPRVVELDGVELELVPDGRLLYMANRDEPGLIGRIGTVLGESGVNIAGFMLGREAPQQQAISFISVDQPVSEEVMKRISSEENVLEVREINL
- the pheA gene encoding prephenate dehydratase, coding for MSQEGPPENGGTDARQESLRQEIDRIDGEVQRLVNQRAAHVLEIARIKEANGGAFYRPEREAQILARVAERNEGPFPDQDMVRIFREIMSSCLALERRLRIAFLGPEASFTHAAVQVHFGHAVEEHPVRTIAEVFREVEAGTADYGVVPVENSTEGAVNASLDQLMGTNLQVCGEVALRIEHHLMSHAPDMQSIRRLYLHPQTQAQCREWLQDHMGGLEWVEVTSNAEAARRATAEPDSAAVAGASAAEFYGLPVLAAGVEDDPENTTRFVVVGAQWVGPSGNDKTSILVSAPNRPGSLFHVLQPFSLAGVNLTKIVSRPARSSLWDYVFFLDLDGHQEDAAVQEALEGVEAGGAAVKVLGSYPRAR
- a CDS encoding prephenate dehydrogenase; protein product: MPFRRITIIGLGLIGGSLGLALRRSGAVEEVVGVDQSAAVLERARERGLIDRGTTDPAAGVRDAELVVAAVPVGCFRGVLEAARGGLERDTVVTDVGSVKGPVHAEAEAVLGADALFVGGHPLAGTEDSGVEAALDRLFDGALCILTPASDTPARDRVKALWELVGCQVVTMDAEAHDRILAATSHLPHMLAFSLIRTFGELDDSDRLAQFAAGGFRDLTRIAGSDPVMWRDIALANSGPLLEMIDRFEDRLSELRRAIAAGDGPALQAFFGEARTLRRGLPPRAHEDEDNDDD
- the aroA gene encoding 3-phosphoshikimate 1-carboxyvinyltransferase, encoding MTTDKRDDRLTARGGSVQGTVQVAGDKSISHRAIMIGALADGVTRVEGFLAGEDCLATLAAFRSMGVRIEGPDAGRVTIHGVGREGLRAPEAPLDMGNSGTSMRLLAGLLAAQPFPSELTGDESLRRRPMGRVVSPLTSMGGQVAALGEEGRPPLRISPVGSLKGINYELPVASAQVKSAILLAGLYADGETCVTEPAPTRDHTERMLSAFGYPVRREGSRACLQGGARVQAADLSIPGDLSSAAFFLVAAAMVPGSDLLLEGVGINPTRRGALDILLAMGAHIELQNERTHGGEPVADLRVRGGELRGIEIPSHLVPLAIDEFPAIFVAAAAAEGRTVLRDAAELRVKESDRIQTMADGLQALGIAAVPLEDGLVIDGGPISGGRVDAHGDHRVAMAFAVASIAASGPISISGAAAIRTSFPDFLEVARAVGLRIEAENE